DNA from Streptomyces rishiriensis:
GCGCTGCTGACACTGTCGGTCGCCGGACGCATCGAACTCAGCGTGCCCGACCCGCTGGACGACGAGATCGCCGCGGCCTTCAACGACCACCAGCGGCGCGGCGGCCTCCTCGGTCCCGACTCGGTGACCGTGGCCTGCGAGGCGTTCGCCGCCCACGGCGCGACCGTCAAGGTGCACCCGAGCCCGTGGCGGCTCGGCCCCGAGAACGTGGGTCTGACCGCCCAGTGGCTGCGCGGCTGGGTCGGCGCGGCCGTGGAGGAGCGCCCCGCGCTGGCCGAACGCGCCGAGGCCTATCTGGCCGCCCGGCTCGCCGCCTGCGCCGCGGGTGAACTGCAGGTCACCGTCCACCACAGCGACCTGCTGGCACTGGCCAGGCCGACGGGCGGGGCGGCCTGATGAGCGCGGAGACGGTGAGCCCCCGGGTGACGCCCGCGCCGCCGGCCGTGTGGGCGGAGGGAGCGGCCAGGGCGGTCGCGCACCGGCCCCCGAGCAGCCCCGCGCCGGCCCGCACCGGCGCCGCCGTGTCCGAGGCCCGTATCGGTGTCGTCGTGACGGAGCCGCGGGCGGGGAAGTCCTCCCCGCTGCGCGCCCTGCTCGGAAACCGAGCCGTCCGCACGCACTTCGGGACGGTCGCCGCAGTCGTCATCCTCAGCGTGTTGCTGTGGCGGCTGGGCACCGGCGTCTTCCTGGACGGCCTGCGCCGGATCGACGCGCCGACGCTGCTGGTGGGGCTCGGGATCGGCGCGGTCACCACGGTGTTCAGCGCCTGGCGGTGGGCGCTGGTGGCCCGCGGGCTGCGCATCCGCCTGCCGCTTCTGCCGGCCGTCACCGACTACTACCGGGCCCTGTTCCTCAACGCTGCCCTGCCCGGCGGCGTCCTCGGTGACGTGCACCGTGCGGTACGGCACGGGCAGAGCGCCGGTGACGTCGCACGCGGCGTGCGGGCCGTGGTGCTGGAGCGCACCGCGGGACAGCTCGTGCTGGCCGTCGCAGGCGTAACGGTCCTGCTGACCCTGCCCTCCCCGGTCATGCAGGACGTACGGCACGTGGTCCCGCCGGTCCTGCTGGTCGGCGTGGGCGCACTCGCCGTCGTCCTCGCCGTGCGGATGAACTCCTCGGCTCCTCGGCGCGGCGGCCGGCTGCGGGCGGGACTGGCCGAGGCACGCGAGGGACTGCTGTCGCGGCGCAACGGGCCCGGCGTCGCCGTGTCGTCGGCGGTCGTCCTGGCCGGGCACCTCGCGATGTTCGTCGTGGCCGCGCGAGTCGCCGGCTCCGGCGCCTCCGTCCTCGAGCTGCTGCCGATCGCCTTCCTCGCCCTGCTCGCCATGGGCCTGCCGCTGAACGTCGGCGGCTGGGGCCCCCGCGAGGGCGTCACCGCCTGGGCGTTCGGCGCCGCCGGGCTCGGTGCGAGCACCGGTCTCGCGGTCGCCGTCGTGTACGGCGTGCTCAGCTTCGTGGCGGCGCTGCCGGGGGCGGTCGTGCTGGTCGTCCGCTGGTACGCGGGGCTGCGGGCCGGGGCCGCCGGAAAGACGGGCCCCGGGGTCGACGAGCGGTGTCACGACGACGTCGGGGCACCCGCTCCGAAGTCGTCAGCGGCGTCGGACTCACCCGTCGCGGCGATACGGGATTCGGTTCCCGAAGCCGCCGGAGAACCCGCGGACAGCAAGGAGAAATACGCGCCGAAGGAATCCGCAAGGCTCGCCAGGAGTTCCTTCCCCTTTTCCGCGGACCCCAGGGAAGGACGGCCGATGACGCCCGAATCGGTATAGGCGGACATTCCCAGCGTGAGCAGATGACGGCGGTCGTCCGCGACGAAATCGGCCGACTCGTAACCGGGCCGGACGACTTCGGGGTGGGCATGCAGCAGGATCGAGGTCTCGATCTCCCCGGCGTGCATGTCGGTGAGCAGCGAGGTCGACACCCCGGACCGCTCCAGCGCCGCCTCCCAGTCCTCCGCGGACGGGAAGAGCGCCATCCGCTCACCTGCGGCGGAGGACTCCTGGACGACGTTGCCCAGGACGTAGTTCCCGCCGTGTCCGTTGACCAGCACCAAGGCCTCGACGCCCGAGCGGCGCAGCGACGCCGCTATGTCCCGTACCACCGCGTGAAGGGTCACGGAGGAGATGCTGACGGTTCCCGGCCAGGCGGCGTGCTCGTGCGAGCAGGCGATGGTCACCGGCGGGAGGAGGTGTACCGGGTACGCCCCGGCGATCTCCCGGGCGATGGCACAGGCGACCAGTGTGTCGGTGGCCAACGGCAGGTACGGTCCGTGCTGTTCAAAGCTTCCGACGGGCAGGACCGCCACCTGCGTCGCGACGCCGGCGCCCCGGGTGCGTACGTCTTCGGACGTGTCCGTCGGCACCGTTCCGTACGCCGCCGACCGTATTTCCGAACCACTCATTTCTTCCCGGCCCTTCGTCTCTGCTTAGGAACCAGATCATGACAGAAAAAATTGGCGTACTCGGCACGAAGACCCCGCAGCGCACCGGTGTGGAACGCGTGGTGAATGCGCCCCTGCCCACCGTGTACGGGAAATTCCAGGCGGTCGGTTACATGGACCACGACCGCGGTGACGAGCAAGTGGCTCTGGTCTACGGCGAGATCGGCACCGAGAACGTGCTGACCCGGCTGCACTCGGAGTGCCTGACCGGCGACGCGTTCGGCTCCCAGCACTGCGAGTGCGGCGACCAGCTGGCGTCCGCGCTGCGGGCGGTCGTCGCCGAGGGCCGCGGCATAGTCGTCTATCTGCGCGGGCACGAGGGCCGGGGCATCGGGCTGCTCGGGAAGCTGCGGGCGATGGCGCTGCAGGCGGAGGGACTGGACACCGTCGAGGCGAACGTCGCGCTGGGCTTCCCGGTCGACGCCCGCGACTACAAGGTGGCCGCCGACATCCTGCGCGACCTGGGCGTCGAATCCGTCCGCCTGATGTCGAACAACCCGCGCAAGCGCGAGGCGCTGGTGGACAACGGCATCAGGGTCGCCGAAGAGGTTCCGCTGCTGATCGAGCCGTGCGAGAACAACATCACCTATCTGCGCACCAAGCGGGAGCGCCTGGACCACCGGCTGCCCCACCTGGACGCGGTGGCCCACTGGTCCTGATCGGGTTCGGCACCGCCGCCCCCGTGGGTAGGGATCACGGCGGCCATGGCGTACGACAGCCCCGGCCCCGGCGTACGGGCCGGTGCCGCCGTGACAAGGAGCCGCTCGGTGAACACGCATGCTTCGGTGGTCGTCATCGGCGGCGGGGTGATGGGCACGAGCATCGCCTGTCACCTCGCCGCCGCCGGCGTCCGTGACGTCCTGCTGGTGGAGCGCGACGAACTCGCCGCGGGCTCGACCTCCAAAGCCGCCGGCGGGGTGCGCGCCCAGTTCTCCGACGAGCTGAACATCCGGCTCGGGGCCCGCAGTCTGGAGAGCTTCGGGCGGTTCGAGGAGGAGACCGGCTACGACATCGGGCTGCGGCGCGTCGGCTACCTCTTCCTGCTGTCCACGCCCGAGGAGGTGGCCTCCTTCGAGGCGGGCGTGCGGCTCCAGAACGCGCTCGGGGTGCCCAGCCGCATGATCGATCCGGCCGAGGCGCGGCGCCTCTCCCCGCTGATCCGCACCGACGGGTTACTCGCGGCCGCGTTCTCGCCGGACGACGGGCACTGCACCCCGGAGGCCGTCGTCCACGGGTACGCGGCCGCCGCCCGCCGGCACGGGGCACGCATCCTGCGGCACACCGCGGTCACCGGCATCGAACGGCGGGGCGACACGATCACCGCCGTGCGGACCACCCTCGGCCGCATCACCACCGACACCGTCGTCTGCGCGGCCGGCGCCTGGTCCAGGGCCGTCGGCGCGATGGCCGGCGTGGAGCTCCCGGTGCAGCCGCTGCGCCGCCAGATCGCGGTCACCGAACCGGTCCCCGGCCTGCCGCCCGACCTTCCCATGACCATCGACTTCACCAGCAGCCTCTACTTCCACGGCGAGGGCCCCGGTCTGCTCGTCGGCATGTCCGACCCCGACGAACGGCCGGGCTTCGCCACCGACACCCACGACCGGTGGATCCCCCGCCTCGCCGCGGCCATGGAACGCCGCGCCCCCGCCCTGCTCGACCTGCGCCGCACGGGTGGCTGGGCAGGGCTGTACGAGGTCACCCCGGACCACAACGCACTGATCGGCGAGGCGTCTTCGGTATCCCGTTTTCTGTATGCGACGGGTTTCTCCGGTCATGGCTTCCTCCAGGGTCCGGCCGTCGGCGAGGTCGTCCGCGACCTGATTCTCGGCCGCGTACCCTTCGTGGACGTCACCCCCCTGAGCGCCGACCGTTTCGCGGCCGACGCCCCGCGTCCGGAGGTCAACCGCGTATGACCGAACTGCACCTGTGGCTGCGGCACGAGGTCCGCACCACCGAACGGCGCACCCCGGTCGTCCCCGACGACGCCCGCCGCCTCGTCGAGGCCGGCGTGGAGCTGACCGTCGAGGACTCCCCGCAGCGCGTCTTCCCGACGCGGGAGTACGAGACCGTCGGCGCCCGGATCGCCCCCGCGGGCTCCTGGGTGTCCGCGCCGTCCGAGGCGGTCGTCCTCGGCCTGAAGGAACTGCCGGACCGGCCGGCTCAACTGAGGCACCGTCATGTCTTCTTCGGGCACGCCTACAAACAACAGCCGGGTGCGGTAGACCTGTTGCGCCGGTTCGCCGCCGGGGGAGGGGCGCTCCTGGACCTGGAGTACCTGGTCGACGACGACGGCCGCCGCCTCGCCGCCTTCGGTTTCTGGGCGGGCTACCTGGGCGCGGCCCTGGCGGTCCTCCAGCACCGGGGCCGGCTGACGGCCCCCCTGCGTCCCACCGGCAAGGACGAGTTGGACGAGGCGCTGCGTCCGGCACCCGGTGACGAGGAGTTCACCGCCCTCGTCGTCGGCGCGCTGGGCCGCAGCGGCCGGGGTGCCCGGGCCGCGTTCGCCACGGCCGGCGTCGGACCCACCTGCTGGGACCTGGCGGAGACGGG
Protein-coding regions in this window:
- a CDS encoding creatininase family protein — its product is MSGSEIRSAAYGTVPTDTSEDVRTRGAGVATQVAVLPVGSFEQHGPYLPLATDTLVACAIAREIAGAYPVHLLPPVTIACSHEHAAWPGTVSISSVTLHAVVRDIAASLRRSGVEALVLVNGHGGNYVLGNVVQESSAAGERMALFPSAEDWEAALERSGVSTSLLTDMHAGEIETSILLHAHPEVVRPGYESADFVADDRRHLLTLGMSAYTDSGVIGRPSLGSAEKGKELLASLADSFGAYFSLLSAGSPAASGTESRIAATGESDAADDFGAGAPTSS
- the ribA gene encoding GTP cyclohydrolase II, with translation MTEKIGVLGTKTPQRTGVERVVNAPLPTVYGKFQAVGYMDHDRGDEQVALVYGEIGTENVLTRLHSECLTGDAFGSQHCECGDQLASALRAVVAEGRGIVVYLRGHEGRGIGLLGKLRAMALQAEGLDTVEANVALGFPVDARDYKVAADILRDLGVESVRLMSNNPRKREALVDNGIRVAEEVPLLIEPCENNITYLRTKRERLDHRLPHLDAVAHWS
- a CDS encoding saccharopine dehydrogenase, whose translation is MTELHLWLRHEVRTTERRTPVVPDDARRLVEAGVELTVEDSPQRVFPTREYETVGARIAPAGSWVSAPSEAVVLGLKELPDRPAQLRHRHVFFGHAYKQQPGAVDLLRRFAAGGGALLDLEYLVDDDGRRLAAFGFWAGYLGAALAVLQHRGRLTAPLRPTGKDELDEALRPAPGDEEFTALVVGALGRSGRGARAAFATAGVGPTCWDLAETGDLDRAALLAHDVMVNCVLATTPVPPFVREEDLDDPARRLRTLSDVTCDVGSPLNVLPVYDRTTEWADPVRRLRKEPPLDLIAIDNLPSLLPREASVDFSAELTPLLMDFGTAGPWGRSLDRFHRACRELGPDEQEFGRG
- a CDS encoding NAD(P)/FAD-dependent oxidoreductase; its protein translation is MNTHASVVVIGGGVMGTSIACHLAAAGVRDVLLVERDELAAGSTSKAAGGVRAQFSDELNIRLGARSLESFGRFEEETGYDIGLRRVGYLFLLSTPEEVASFEAGVRLQNALGVPSRMIDPAEARRLSPLIRTDGLLAAAFSPDDGHCTPEAVVHGYAAAARRHGARILRHTAVTGIERRGDTITAVRTTLGRITTDTVVCAAGAWSRAVGAMAGVELPVQPLRRQIAVTEPVPGLPPDLPMTIDFTSSLYFHGEGPGLLVGMSDPDERPGFATDTHDRWIPRLAAAMERRAPALLDLRRTGGWAGLYEVTPDHNALIGEASSVSRFLYATGFSGHGFLQGPAVGEVVRDLILGRVPFVDVTPLSADRFAADAPRPEVNRV